A part of Papaver somniferum cultivar HN1 unplaced genomic scaffold, ASM357369v1 unplaced-scaffold_118, whole genome shotgun sequence genomic DNA contains:
- the LOC113330457 gene encoding uncharacterized protein LOC113330457 yields MYNGESHTFLSADKQEQVNSEASTGTTYTSETLNQQNPSGLLPFKLDLKVVCPIMLLRNISPRSGLCNGTRLRVDICEQHVTVATILTGDKAGEVVFIPRISLTPSSSHVLIRMTRRQFPIRLAYAMTVNKSQAQSLKYVGVDLRSPVFSHGKLYVALSRCTSAGRVHVLLPKNSTRHEATNVVYQEVLS; encoded by the exons ATGTACAATGGTGAATCTCACACGTTTCTCTCAGCAGATAAACAAGAGCAGGTTAACAGTGAAGCATCAACAGGTACAACCTATACGAGTGAAACATTAAACCAACAAAATCCATCAGGATTACTGCCATTCAAATTAGATCTTAAAGTCGTTTGTCCAATTATGTTGTTGCGTAATATATCTCCTAGAAGTGGACTATGCAATGGTACTAG GTTGAGGGTAGATATTTGCGAACAACATGTTACTGTGGCTACAATTTTGACAGGAGATAAGGCTGGGGAAGTGGTTTTTATTCCGCGCATATCACTAACACCATCTTCATCGCACGTCCTCATTCGAATGACTAGGAGACAGTTCCCAATCAGGTTGGCTTATGCGATGACCGTAAATAAATCTCAGGCTCAATCGCTGAAGTATGTGGGGGTAGACTTAAGGAGTCCCGTATTCAGCCATGGGAAGCTCTATGTTGCACTGTCCAGATGCACAAGTGCCGGGAGGGTCCATGTATTACTCCCAAAGAACAGTACTAGACATGAAGCAACAAATGTTGTGTATCAAGAAGTCCTGTCATAA